The following proteins come from a genomic window of Microbacterium sulfonylureivorans:
- a CDS encoding ABC transporter substrate-binding protein, protein MLHTPKRRLLAGAAAIAVGAVVLTACASERGDGGDTGEASDVDSTFVFAASNDPAGLDPAFASDGETFRVSRQIFEGLVGVEPGTADPAPLLAESWEQSEDGLSYTFTLKEGVTFHDGTDFDAEAVCANFDRWYNWTGLAQSESLSYYYGSLFKGFADAPDAAVYESCTADDATHATVTLTQPFAGFIAALSLPAFSMQSPTALAEYEADSVGGTEESPTLSEYANAHPTGTGPFVFDSWEPGEQVTLQANEDYWGDQGQVQEIIFRTIGDPTARRQALESGSIDGYDLVAPADTAALEDAGYNVMQRDPFTILYLGMNQAVPELANPLVREAIAHAIDKEALVTQVLPEGTEVASQFIPPVVTGWNEDVTTYEYDPEKAKELLAEAGYPDGLTLMFNYPTNVSRPYMPNPEQIFTNLASQLEAVGITVTPAGNEWNPAYLDRIQGGADHGLHLLGWTGDYNDTDNFVGVFFGQESNEWGFDNPELFEALTAARGTADIEEQTAQYQAINEMIAEFNPGIPLAHPAPSLAFDSRVESYPASPVNDEVFNQIVLTE, encoded by the coding sequence ATGCTCCACACCCCGAAGAGGCGCCTGCTCGCCGGCGCCGCGGCCATCGCCGTAGGCGCGGTCGTCCTCACCGCCTGCGCCAGCGAGCGTGGCGACGGCGGCGACACCGGCGAGGCGAGCGACGTCGACTCGACGTTCGTCTTCGCCGCGTCGAACGACCCCGCCGGCCTCGACCCGGCCTTCGCGAGCGACGGCGAGACGTTCCGCGTCTCGCGTCAGATCTTCGAGGGCCTCGTCGGCGTCGAGCCCGGCACGGCCGACCCCGCACCCCTGCTCGCCGAGAGCTGGGAGCAGTCCGAGGACGGCCTGTCGTACACGTTCACCCTCAAGGAGGGCGTGACGTTCCACGACGGCACCGACTTCGACGCGGAGGCGGTCTGCGCCAACTTCGACCGCTGGTACAACTGGACCGGCCTCGCGCAGTCGGAGAGCCTGTCGTACTACTACGGCTCGCTGTTCAAGGGCTTCGCCGACGCCCCCGACGCCGCCGTCTACGAGTCGTGCACGGCCGACGACGCGACCCACGCGACCGTCACCCTGACGCAGCCGTTCGCCGGCTTCATCGCCGCACTGTCGCTCCCGGCCTTCTCGATGCAGAGCCCGACGGCTCTCGCCGAGTACGAGGCGGACAGCGTCGGCGGCACCGAGGAGTCCCCGACGCTCAGCGAGTACGCGAACGCGCACCCGACCGGCACCGGACCCTTCGTCTTCGACTCGTGGGAGCCCGGCGAGCAGGTCACGCTCCAGGCCAACGAGGACTACTGGGGCGACCAGGGCCAGGTGCAGGAGATCATCTTCCGCACGATCGGCGACCCGACCGCACGCCGTCAGGCGCTCGAGTCGGGCAGCATCGACGGCTACGACCTCGTTGCGCCGGCCGACACCGCCGCCCTCGAGGACGCCGGCTACAACGTGATGCAGCGCGACCCGTTCACGATCCTCTACCTCGGCATGAACCAGGCCGTCCCGGAGCTCGCGAACCCGCTGGTCCGTGAGGCGATCGCCCACGCCATCGACAAGGAGGCCCTCGTCACCCAGGTCCTGCCCGAGGGCACCGAGGTCGCCTCGCAGTTCATCCCGCCGGTCGTCACCGGCTGGAACGAGGACGTCACCACGTACGAGTACGACCCCGAGAAGGCGAAGGAGCTGCTGGCCGAGGCCGGCTACCCCGACGGCCTGACGCTCATGTTCAACTACCCGACGAACGTGTCGCGGCCGTACATGCCCAACCCCGAGCAGATCTTCACGAACCTCGCGTCTCAGCTCGAGGCCGTGGGCATCACGGTCACGCCCGCGGGCAACGAGTGGAACCCGGCGTACCTCGACCGCATCCAGGGCGGCGCGGACCACGGTCTGCACCTCCTCGGCTGGACCGGTGACTACAACGACACCGACAACTTCGTGGGTGTCTTCTTCGGCCAGGAGTCGAACGAGTGGGGCTTCGACAACCCGGAGCTGTTCGAGGCGCTCACCGCGGCGCGCGGCACCGCCGACATCGAGGAGCAGACCGCGCAGTACCAGGCGATCAACGAGATGATCGCCGAGTTCAACCCGGGCATCCCGCTGGCGCACCCCGCGCCCTCGCTCGCGTTCGACTCGCGTGTCGAGTCGTACCCGGCGAGCCCGGTGAACGACGAGGTGTTCAACCAGATCGTCCTCACCGAGTGA
- a CDS encoding ABC transporter permease: protein MLRVIGKRILYLIPTLFGLSILLFIWVRSLPGGPAVAILGEKATPEAIARINELYGFDRPIFEQYFVWVGSLLQGNFGASVMSGRLVLEEFALRFPATLELAIAALIFAVGFGIPLGYWAARRHGKAADHFAVTASLIGITIPVFFLAFILKYVFAVQLGWLPSDGRQDPRIDATHPTGFYVLDGILTGEFDAAWDAILHLILPAIALGTIPLAIIVRITRASVLEVQNSDYVRTGRAKGISRGTIRNRFILRNSMLPVVTTVGLQTGLLISGAVLTEKVFAYPGVGQFMADAIFERDYAVLQGFIIFIAIGYALINLAVDVSYGFIDPRVRVS, encoded by the coding sequence GTGCTGCGCGTCATCGGCAAACGAATCCTCTATCTCATCCCCACGCTGTTCGGTCTGTCGATCCTGCTGTTCATCTGGGTCCGCTCTCTCCCCGGCGGACCCGCCGTCGCGATCCTCGGCGAGAAGGCCACCCCCGAGGCCATCGCCCGGATCAACGAGCTCTACGGGTTCGACCGGCCCATCTTCGAGCAGTACTTCGTCTGGGTCGGCTCGCTCCTGCAGGGCAATTTCGGCGCCTCCGTCATGAGCGGCCGTCTCGTCCTGGAGGAGTTCGCGCTCCGCTTCCCGGCGACGCTCGAGCTCGCGATCGCCGCGCTCATCTTCGCCGTCGGCTTCGGCATCCCGCTCGGCTACTGGGCGGCCCGCCGACACGGCAAGGCCGCCGACCACTTCGCGGTGACCGCCAGCCTCATCGGCATCACGATCCCCGTCTTCTTCCTGGCGTTCATCCTCAAGTACGTCTTCGCGGTGCAGCTCGGCTGGCTGCCGTCCGACGGCCGCCAGGACCCGCGCATCGATGCGACCCACCCGACCGGGTTCTACGTCCTGGACGGCATCCTCACCGGCGAGTTCGACGCGGCGTGGGATGCGATCCTCCACCTGATCCTCCCGGCGATCGCGCTCGGCACGATCCCGCTGGCCATCATCGTGCGCATCACGCGCGCGTCGGTGCTCGAGGTGCAGAACTCCGACTACGTCCGCACCGGACGTGCGAAGGGCATCTCGCGCGGCACGATCCGCAATCGGTTCATCCTCCGCAACTCCATGCTGCCCGTGGTGACCACCGTGGGCCTGCAGACGGGCCTGCTGATCTCCGGGGCGGTGCTCACCGAGAAGGTGTTCGCCTATCCCGGCGTCGGGCAGTTCATGGCCGACGCGATCTTCGAGCGCGACTACGCCGTGCTCCAGGGGTTCATCATCTTCATCGCCATCGGCTATGCGCTCATCAACCTCGCCGTCGACGTGTCGTACGGCTTCATCGACCCGAGAGTGAGGGTCTCATGA
- a CDS encoding ABC transporter permease gives MTSAMLPPAPAGGPVDDTAVTDAELLAARTGGGGFWRDVFRRLLHNPSAWVGGLIVLFFVIVAVLAPWLAPYPPNALPGQAYITPTYIPGPGELEQFPLGLDRFGGDVLSKLIWGAQASLIIGVVSTAFGLIGGMLIGLIAGMFGGQVDNILMRFVDILLSVPSLLLAVSIAALLGQTPMSVMIAIGVSQIPVFARLLRSSMLQQRSADYVLSAQTLGLGRGRITMSHVLPNSVGPVIVQGTLSLATAVIDAAALSYLGLGGGRPETAEWGRMLTYAQAELAIAPWLAFLPGICIMVTALGFTLLGEALREAMDPRTRAR, from the coding sequence ATGACCTCCGCGATGCTTCCTCCCGCGCCTGCGGGCGGCCCGGTCGACGACACCGCCGTCACCGACGCCGAACTGCTCGCCGCCCGCACCGGCGGCGGCGGGTTCTGGCGCGACGTCTTCCGCCGCCTGCTCCACAACCCCTCGGCGTGGGTGGGCGGGCTCATCGTCCTGTTCTTCGTCATCGTCGCCGTCCTCGCGCCGTGGCTCGCGCCGTACCCTCCGAACGCGCTGCCCGGCCAGGCGTACATCACGCCGACCTACATCCCCGGCCCCGGCGAGCTGGAGCAGTTCCCGCTCGGGCTCGACCGCTTCGGCGGCGACGTGCTGTCGAAGCTCATCTGGGGCGCCCAGGCGTCGCTCATCATCGGCGTCGTGTCGACGGCGTTCGGGCTGATCGGCGGCATGCTGATCGGTCTCATCGCCGGCATGTTCGGCGGCCAGGTCGACAACATCCTGATGCGGTTCGTCGACATCCTGCTGTCGGTGCCGAGCCTTCTGCTCGCGGTGTCGATCGCGGCGCTCCTCGGACAGACGCCGATGTCGGTGATGATCGCCATCGGTGTCTCGCAGATCCCGGTGTTCGCGCGTCTGCTGCGGTCGTCGATGCTCCAGCAGCGCAGCGCCGACTACGTGCTGTCGGCCCAGACGCTGGGCCTCGGCAGGGGCCGGATCACGATGAGCCACGTGCTGCCCAACTCGGTCGGACCGGTCATCGTGCAGGGCACGCTGAGCCTGGCCACCGCCGTGATCGACGCGGCCGCGCTGTCGTACCTCGGTCTCGGCGGCGGACGCCCCGAGACGGCGGAGTGGGGGCGCATGCTCACATACGCGCAGGCCGAGCTCGCCATCGCGCCGTGGCTCGCATTCCTGCCGGGCATCTGCATCATGGTCACCGCACTGGGCTTCACGCTGCTCGGCGAGGCGCTGCGCGAGGCCATGGACCCGCGCACCCGCGCGCGCTGA
- a CDS encoding ABC transporter ATP-binding protein, producing the protein MARSSERLAAGAPLLQVRDLAVTFQTIDGPVHAVEGVDLEIAAGETLAIVGESGSGKSTTAMAVIGLLPGNGKVAGGSIMLEGEDLVGAPESIMRTVRGRSIGLVPQDPMSNLNPVAKIGTQIAETLLAHGLATRKNVDRRVVETLAAAGLPNAEDRAKQYPHEFSGGMRQRALIAIGLACNPKLLIADEPTSALDVTVQKTILDQLGRMTDELGTAVMLITHDLGLAAERASRVVVMNRGRIIEQGPARQILEDPQQPYTQALVKAAPSVAAVRLRPEVFRTAVPGLPKPGATPTEAAGPAALAEPRAAEPAETAAEASAPDNIVEVEGLTKVYKVRGSKEDFVAVNDVSFAIPRGETVAIVGESGSGKTTTARMMLKVVEPTSGAIRFDGMDVAALKGSDLKAFRQRVQPIFQDPYSSLNPMFSIERIISEPLEFYKRGSSKERAARVRQLLDDVALPQTMLRRYPSELSGGQRQRIAIARALALSPDLIVCDEPVSALDVLVQDQVLSLLRDLQREYGLSYLFISHDLAVVRLISDYVCVMKDGALVEAASSEEIFTNPRDPYTRRLLASIPGNELDIAV; encoded by the coding sequence ATGGCCCGATCCTCTGAACGACTCGCGGCCGGGGCGCCGCTGCTCCAGGTCCGCGACCTCGCCGTCACGTTCCAGACCATAGACGGCCCGGTGCACGCGGTGGAGGGCGTCGACCTCGAGATCGCCGCCGGTGAGACCCTGGCGATCGTCGGGGAATCCGGCTCGGGCAAGTCGACCACGGCGATGGCGGTCATCGGCCTCCTCCCCGGCAACGGCAAGGTCGCCGGCGGCAGCATCATGCTCGAGGGCGAAGACCTCGTCGGCGCGCCCGAGAGCATCATGCGCACGGTCCGGGGTCGCTCGATCGGGCTGGTGCCGCAGGACCCGATGTCCAATCTCAACCCGGTCGCGAAGATCGGCACCCAGATCGCCGAGACGCTGCTCGCGCACGGTCTCGCCACCCGCAAGAACGTCGACCGCCGCGTCGTCGAGACCCTCGCCGCAGCGGGCCTGCCCAATGCCGAAGACCGCGCGAAGCAGTACCCCCACGAGTTCTCCGGCGGCATGCGCCAGCGCGCGCTGATCGCGATCGGCCTCGCGTGCAACCCCAAGCTGCTCATCGCCGACGAACCGACCAGCGCCCTCGACGTGACCGTGCAGAAGACGATCCTCGACCAGCTCGGACGCATGACCGACGAGCTGGGCACCGCGGTCATGCTCATCACCCACGACCTCGGCCTCGCCGCCGAGCGCGCCTCGCGCGTGGTCGTGATGAACCGCGGCCGCATCATCGAGCAGGGACCGGCACGGCAGATCCTCGAAGACCCGCAGCAGCCGTACACGCAGGCGCTCGTGAAGGCCGCGCCGTCGGTGGCGGCCGTGCGCCTCCGACCCGAGGTGTTCCGCACCGCTGTCCCCGGGCTGCCGAAGCCCGGCGCCACGCCGACGGAAGCGGCCGGCCCCGCCGCCCTCGCCGAGCCGCGTGCCGCCGAGCCCGCGGAGACCGCGGCCGAGGCATCCGCTCCCGACAACATCGTCGAGGTCGAAGGCCTCACGAAGGTGTACAAGGTGCGCGGCAGCAAGGAGGACTTCGTCGCGGTGAACGACGTCTCGTTCGCGATCCCCCGCGGCGAGACCGTGGCGATCGTGGGCGAGTCCGGTTCGGGCAAGACGACGACCGCGCGCATGATGCTGAAGGTCGTCGAGCCGACCAGCGGCGCGATCCGCTTCGACGGGATGGATGTCGCGGCCCTCAAGGGCAGCGACCTCAAGGCCTTCCGCCAGCGCGTCCAGCCGATCTTCCAAGACCCGTACTCGTCGCTGAACCCCATGTTCTCGATCGAGCGGATCATCTCCGAGCCGCTCGAGTTCTACAAGCGCGGCTCGTCGAAGGAGCGCGCGGCGCGCGTGCGGCAGCTGCTCGACGACGTCGCCCTCCCGCAGACGATGCTGCGCCGCTACCCGTCGGAGCTGTCCGGCGGGCAGCGGCAGCGCATCGCCATCGCGCGGGCGCTCGCGCTCTCGCCCGACCTCATCGTGTGCGACGAGCCCGTCTCGGCGCTCGACGTGCTCGTGCAGGATCAGGTGCTCAGCCTGCTGCGCGACCTCCAGCGCGAGTACGGCCTCAGCTACCTCTTCATCTCGCACGACCTCGCCGTGGTGCGACTCATCAGCGACTACGTCTGCGTCATGAAGGACGGCGCACTGGTCGAAGCGGCCTCCAGCGAGGAGATCTTCACGAATCCGCGCGATCCGTACACCCGCCGGCTCCTCGCCTCGATTCCGGGGAACGAGCTGGACATCGCCGTCTGA
- a CDS encoding 5-oxoprolinase subunit PxpA, producing MAAIDLNADLGETVDGVPTADDEAMFAVISSASVACGGHAGDAAAMREAVDRAARHAVAVGAHPSYPDPANFGRAAMAMSPDELSASVAVQLGALVAAGADLFYVKAHGALYHAVAVDRRQAVAVARAVADQSGLLGRALPILGLGGEIAAAAASVGLPFVREAFLDRGYTADGGLVPRTAPGALLDDPGAVAAQAVRLVREGVVEAVGGSLVEVDAASLCLHGDSPSAVALARAVRAALDDAGVEVRAPW from the coding sequence ATGGCGGCCATCGACCTCAACGCCGATCTGGGCGAGACCGTCGACGGGGTGCCCACCGCCGACGACGAGGCGATGTTCGCGGTGATCTCGAGCGCGAGCGTCGCCTGCGGCGGGCATGCGGGGGATGCCGCGGCCATGCGTGAGGCGGTCGACCGCGCAGCGCGTCACGCCGTCGCCGTCGGGGCGCATCCGTCCTACCCCGACCCCGCGAACTTCGGCCGCGCGGCGATGGCGATGTCGCCCGACGAGCTCTCCGCCTCCGTCGCCGTGCAGCTGGGCGCTCTCGTCGCCGCGGGCGCCGACCTCTTCTACGTCAAGGCCCACGGCGCGCTCTACCATGCGGTCGCCGTCGATCGCCGACAGGCGGTTGCCGTCGCCCGCGCCGTGGCCGACCAGTCGGGCCTTCTCGGCCGGGCTCTGCCGATCCTGGGCCTCGGCGGCGAGATCGCGGCCGCCGCGGCATCCGTCGGCCTTCCGTTCGTGCGCGAGGCCTTCCTCGACCGCGGGTACACCGCCGACGGCGGTCTGGTGCCGAGGACGGCCCCCGGCGCGCTGCTCGACGACCCCGGCGCGGTCGCGGCGCAGGCCGTGCGGCTCGTTCGGGAGGGAGTCGTCGAAGCGGTCGGCGGCTCACTCGTCGAGGTCGACGCCGCATCGCTCTGCCTCCACGGCGACTCGCCGTCGGCGGTGGCCCTCGCCAGAGCCGTGCGGGCCGCGCTCGACGACGCCGGCGTCGAGGTGCGCGCGCCGTGGTGA
- a CDS encoding 5-oxoprolinase/urea amidolyase family protein, with amino-acid sequence MVSVRMLPVGGQAFLLETGSLDDVLALHTGLEASRPDGVVDLVPAARTVLVRVDPRVMPLPAARAWAAGVAAEPPTPQAADAREVVLDVAYDGADLADAADLLGMAPAELVRRHAAVRWTVAFTGFAPGFGYLVSEDWPFDVPRLSTPRTRVPAGSVGLAAGFSGAYPRETPGGWRLIGRTDASLFDADAASPALLAPGTRVRFRGAEMLAAPPVPAVPPAPAAAGIEIVEAGLLATLQDLGRPGSGALGVASSGALDRSALRTANRLLGNDEGAAAIEATMGGVRAVARRDLWFAVTGAWGPVRLDGREVDPYEAHPWPAGAELHLDWFAHGARAYLAVRGGFVGRAALGSLATDVMAGLGPAPLRAGDELGVGDAASVPIPVASLAPWGAPHDDEIVLELAPGPRADWFGPDAAATLFESVWTVSNDADRVGARLDGPELARIRTDELPSEGMVPGALQVPPNGRPTILLADGPVTGGYPVIAVVTDASLDRVAQARPGTRIRFRHARPSE; translated from the coding sequence GTGGTGAGCGTGCGGATGCTGCCGGTCGGCGGGCAGGCGTTCCTGCTCGAGACCGGATCGCTCGACGACGTGCTCGCGCTGCACACGGGGCTCGAGGCATCCCGGCCGGACGGAGTGGTCGATCTCGTGCCCGCGGCGCGGACGGTGCTCGTGCGGGTCGACCCACGGGTGATGCCGCTGCCTGCCGCCCGTGCGTGGGCGGCCGGCGTCGCGGCCGAGCCCCCGACGCCCCAGGCCGCGGACGCACGGGAGGTCGTGCTCGACGTCGCGTACGACGGCGCCGATCTCGCCGATGCGGCGGACCTGCTGGGGATGGCGCCCGCGGAGCTGGTCCGCCGGCACGCCGCCGTGCGCTGGACCGTCGCCTTCACCGGATTCGCCCCCGGCTTCGGATACCTCGTGAGCGAGGACTGGCCCTTCGACGTGCCGCGTCTGTCGACGCCCCGCACGCGCGTGCCCGCAGGATCGGTCGGTCTCGCCGCGGGCTTCTCCGGCGCGTATCCGCGCGAGACCCCCGGCGGCTGGCGTCTGATCGGCAGGACCGATGCGAGTCTGTTCGATGCGGATGCCGCGTCCCCTGCGCTTCTCGCGCCGGGAACGCGCGTGAGGTTCCGCGGCGCGGAGATGCTCGCGGCGCCCCCCGTCCCCGCGGTTCCTCCCGCTCCGGCCGCGGCGGGCATCGAGATCGTCGAGGCCGGGCTCCTCGCGACCCTGCAGGACCTCGGTCGCCCGGGGTCAGGCGCGCTCGGCGTCGCCTCGTCGGGCGCCCTCGACCGGTCCGCGCTGCGCACCGCGAACCGGCTGCTCGGCAACGACGAGGGCGCCGCCGCGATCGAGGCGACGATGGGCGGCGTGCGCGCCGTCGCCCGGCGCGACCTCTGGTTCGCCGTCACGGGCGCGTGGGGCCCGGTGCGGCTCGACGGGCGTGAGGTCGATCCGTACGAGGCGCACCCGTGGCCTGCCGGCGCGGAGCTGCACCTCGACTGGTTCGCGCACGGCGCGCGTGCGTACCTCGCCGTCCGCGGCGGCTTCGTCGGTCGCGCCGCGCTGGGCTCGCTCGCGACAGACGTGATGGCGGGACTCGGGCCGGCGCCGCTGCGCGCGGGCGACGAGCTGGGCGTGGGGGACGCGGCATCCGTCCCCATCCCGGTGGCGTCCCTCGCTCCGTGGGGTGCGCCGCACGACGACGAGATCGTGCTGGAGCTCGCTCCCGGTCCGCGGGCGGACTGGTTCGGCCCGGATGCCGCGGCCACGCTGTTCGAGTCGGTGTGGACGGTCTCGAACGACGCCGACCGCGTCGGTGCACGGCTCGACGGGCCCGAGCTCGCCCGTATCCGCACCGACGAGCTGCCGAGCGAGGGCATGGTGCCGGGTGCCCTGCAGGTGCCCCCGAACGGCCGGCCGACGATCCTCCTGGCGGACGGACCGGTGACCGGCGGCTATCCGGTGATCGCGGTCGTGACGGATGCCTCGCTCGACCGCGTGGCGCAGGCGCGGCCGGGCACCCGCATCCGCTTCCGCCACGCGCGACCATCAGAGTAG
- a CDS encoding DUF4062 domain-containing protein has product MVSETSPHAVIRTPDQRIRVFVSSTLRELADERRVVRDAIERMRLAPVMFELGARPHPPRELYRSYLAQSDVFIGIYGASYGWVAPDEEISGLEDEYNLAPKAMPKLIYIKASEQRDERLQDLIARIQADDTAAYLHFHSPEDLEDQVASDLAMLLAERFDESKLVEEPDAEEAAASLIARVPVPYTTTIGREDDIAAVRDLLARGTDRVVSLIGPGGIGKSRLAIETALATEDLFPDGTYFVLLEGVLEPGLLLPTIAYTLGIRDNGEAALEERISHALAGRKVLVVLDNFEQIVDAAPVLVRLYTVAPTATFLVTSRIVLRIRGERVFEVPTLTTPAGDGPASIDRTTRSAAVALFVDRAQAVKPGFDVNEENAADLAAICRRLEGLPLAIELAAAKIRILTPRGIADRLEKSLPLLTAAVRDLPERHRTMRATIDWSVSLLPDVQRELLEDLGVFATRFTLEAVEALGVDRSWEGQEIDALAALVDGSLVKQSEMGGRSVFSLLAIVREYSLGRLKARGEADRVRAAHADYYVAFVRRTAPDLGGRDQAQAVVQLGLELPNLRAAVRHLIYTNRLDDAGDFAWSLLIYWWISGFFAEVRLWMLELLEKQHEHPITQHTRAVAWFLALWGEMWQRPSEQVVAGLGECVRLFTESGDEDAAAMALAARATARVQLPDPNAVKAEKELRKAVAKLRELGNGWAEAITEVSLGRLAWVRGASDDALAHFDRATEVAFAGGDLFTTSVAGNLRARLNFQLGHLEAAEEEFIQTLLLSVELHYEEGVAYGLEGVCAVAAAHGEAWRASALAVAAGVIRRRIGIFDVEAFTVHTPYLDILRGRDPQSVTAGEAAGAELSVPEAVRLALPADEHATVEEALRHW; this is encoded by the coding sequence ATGGTGAGCGAGACGTCGCCGCACGCCGTGATCCGCACTCCCGACCAGCGGATCCGGGTCTTCGTGAGCTCGACGCTGCGCGAGCTCGCCGACGAGCGCCGGGTGGTGCGCGACGCGATCGAGCGGATGCGGCTCGCTCCCGTCATGTTCGAGCTCGGCGCCCGCCCCCATCCCCCGCGCGAGCTCTACCGCTCCTACCTCGCCCAGAGCGACGTCTTCATCGGCATCTACGGCGCCAGCTACGGCTGGGTCGCCCCGGACGAGGAGATCTCCGGCCTCGAGGACGAATACAACCTCGCCCCCAAGGCGATGCCCAAGCTCATCTACATCAAGGCTTCGGAGCAGCGCGACGAGCGCCTCCAGGACCTCATCGCCCGGATCCAGGCCGACGACACCGCCGCCTACCTCCACTTCCACTCCCCCGAAGACCTCGAAGACCAGGTCGCGAGCGACCTCGCGATGCTCCTCGCCGAGCGCTTCGACGAGTCGAAGCTCGTCGAGGAGCCCGACGCGGAGGAGGCCGCGGCATCCCTCATCGCCCGCGTCCCCGTCCCGTACACGACGACGATCGGGCGGGAGGACGACATCGCGGCCGTCCGCGATCTGCTCGCCCGCGGCACCGACCGCGTGGTGAGCCTGATCGGGCCCGGCGGCATCGGCAAGAGCCGCCTCGCGATCGAGACCGCACTCGCCACCGAGGACCTCTTCCCCGACGGCACGTACTTCGTCCTGCTCGAGGGTGTGCTCGAGCCGGGCCTGCTCCTGCCGACGATCGCCTACACGCTCGGCATCCGCGACAACGGCGAAGCCGCCCTCGAGGAGCGCATCTCGCACGCGCTCGCAGGCCGCAAGGTGCTGGTGGTGCTCGACAACTTCGAGCAGATCGTCGACGCCGCCCCGGTGCTCGTCCGGCTGTACACGGTCGCGCCGACGGCGACCTTCCTGGTGACGAGCCGCATCGTCCTGCGCATCCGGGGCGAGCGCGTGTTCGAGGTGCCGACGCTCACGACGCCGGCGGGCGACGGCCCGGCCAGCATCGACCGGACGACGCGCTCGGCCGCGGTCGCGCTGTTCGTCGACCGGGCGCAGGCGGTCAAGCCGGGCTTCGACGTGAACGAGGAGAACGCCGCCGACCTCGCCGCGATCTGCCGTCGGCTCGAAGGCCTCCCCCTCGCCATCGAGCTCGCCGCCGCCAAGATCCGCATCCTCACTCCGAGGGGGATCGCCGATCGGCTCGAGAAGAGCCTCCCGCTGCTGACGGCGGCGGTGCGCGATCTGCCCGAGCGGCATCGCACGATGCGGGCGACGATCGACTGGAGCGTGAGCCTCCTTCCCGACGTGCAGCGCGAGCTGCTCGAAGACCTCGGGGTGTTCGCGACCCGATTCACACTCGAGGCCGTCGAGGCGCTGGGCGTCGACCGGTCATGGGAGGGTCAGGAGATCGACGCCCTGGCCGCGCTGGTCGACGGGTCGCTGGTGAAGCAGTCCGAGATGGGCGGGCGGTCGGTCTTCTCGCTCCTCGCGATCGTGCGCGAGTACTCGCTCGGGCGACTCAAGGCCCGGGGCGAGGCCGATCGCGTGCGGGCGGCGCACGCCGACTACTACGTCGCCTTCGTGCGGCGCACCGCCCCCGATCTGGGCGGTCGCGACCAGGCCCAGGCCGTCGTGCAGCTGGGGCTGGAGCTGCCCAACCTCCGTGCGGCGGTGCGGCACCTCATCTACACGAACCGCCTCGACGACGCGGGCGACTTCGCGTGGAGCCTCCTCATCTACTGGTGGATCTCGGGCTTCTTCGCCGAGGTGCGGCTGTGGATGCTCGAGCTGCTCGAGAAGCAGCACGAGCACCCGATCACCCAGCACACCCGGGCGGTCGCCTGGTTCCTCGCGCTGTGGGGGGAGATGTGGCAGCGGCCGAGCGAGCAGGTGGTCGCAGGGCTCGGCGAGTGCGTGCGGCTGTTCACCGAGAGCGGGGACGAGGATGCCGCGGCCATGGCGCTCGCGGCGCGCGCGACGGCGCGCGTGCAGCTGCCCGACCCGAACGCGGTCAAGGCCGAGAAGGAGCTGCGCAAGGCCGTGGCGAAGCTCCGCGAGCTGGGCAACGGCTGGGCCGAGGCGATCACGGAGGTCTCGCTCGGACGGCTCGCGTGGGTGCGCGGCGCGAGCGACGACGCGCTCGCGCACTTCGACCGCGCGACCGAAGTCGCCTTCGCCGGCGGCGACCTGTTCACCACGTCCGTCGCCGGCAATCTGCGGGCGCGCTTGAACTTCCAGCTCGGACACCTCGAAGCGGCGGAGGAGGAGTTCATCCAGACCCTGCTCCTGTCGGTCGAGCTCCACTACGAGGAGGGCGTCGCGTACGGGCTCGAGGGCGTGTGCGCCGTGGCCGCCGCGCACGGCGAGGCATGGCGGGCCTCCGCCCTCGCGGTGGCCGCGGGGGTGATCCGGCGGCGCATCGGCATCTTCGACGTCGAGGCGTTCACCGTGCACACCCCCTACCTCGACATCCTGCGCGGGCGTGATCCGCAGAGCGTCACCGCCGGCGAGGCGGCGGGGGCCGAGCTGAGCGTTCCGGAGGCGGTGCGGCTCGCGCTGCCCGCGGACGAGCACGCGACCGTGGAGGAGGCGCTGCGCCACTGGTGA